Part of the Halomarina litorea genome is shown below.
CCTGACTGGACCGATGTAGGACCAGTGGAGGCTCTCGTTTCCCTCGGGCCCGGTCTCCCGTCGCACGTGGTAGAGATAGGGGCCATGCGGGCAGTCCTCGCAGCCGGTCGTACAGGGCTGCTGTTTGACGACGGCGGTGTAGCCGTCGTGTTCCGTCACGTGGACGAGTTCCTCGCCCTCCTCGGCCTCGATCTGGGACGACACGGAATATTTGCTGTCCAACAGGTCTTGAATGTACTCCGCCGTCTGCCGGAGCTGTCCCTCGTCTAGCTCGGCGAGGCGCTCGGTGATCTCCGTGGATACGGGAGTTGACTCCGTCGGGGAACCGGCCTCATTTGTCATTGACACCCATTCACACCTGACCCACTTAACACTCGTTCCGTCTACTGCAACGTATCGAGGGTTCGATTGCAGAAATCCAAATAGGGGGGCGAAATTTTTTACAAGGTGCATTTGTAGCGGCGTGCGATGGTCGAGCACACACGGACACTCGGGTTCCCGGTCGTGTTCGCTATCGGTCTGGGACGATAATCGCGGCCGGCATCTTCTCGCTGTCGGGGATCGCCGTCTGCCATATCGGCTCGACGGCCGTCCTCGCGCAGGTCCGAGGACTCCCCTCCACCGGAGTGCAAGTCTTCACGACGGGGGCCGCCCGCGCTGCAGCGCAGCCACCTCGCGTCTCGGCGGAACGTCCGGTACCGTCGTCACAGTACACTCCGTCAACCCGCGACGCACGGGGGACACACTCACTCCGGAGTCTGTTTCGTGGGAATCGACTCACGATAGTCAGTTCGCTGGTGGGTGACAGGCACTCACAGTCCACGGGTTGGAAGCCGACGTAGACGACCTACTCCCGCAACGCCTCGGCGACGACGGGCGCGACGCTGACCGCACTCACGGCGCGTTCGATGGTGTCGGTGCCGTAGACGGCCTCGCATCCCGCGCGGGCGAGTTTCGTCCGGGCGTCGGCGGCGAGCATGGGGTGGACGCAGGTGGCGAAGACCCGTCCGACGCCGTCGTCCTGCAGGTGGTCGATGGCCCCGGCCATCGTCGACCCGGTGGCGATGATGTCGTCGACGACGACGACGTCCCGGCCCTCGACGGCCGTCTCGCTGGGCGTGAGGCTCACCTCGCCGGTGTCGTAGTCGCGCACCTTCTCGAAGAAGTCCACGTCGCCCGTACCGTAGTCGGCGGACACCGTCTCGGCGAGGGCGGTGGCGCTGGCGTCGGGCGCGAGGAAGAGAGGGTCGGTCAGGTCCGCGGGGAGGGGGTCGGCCAGCAGTCCGGCGGCGTCGACCGACTCGCAGGGGACGTCGAAGAAGTCCGTCACGGCCTCCTCGTGGGGATTGACGGTCAGCACGCGGTCCGTCCCGGTGGAGATGGCCC
Proteins encoded:
- the prs gene encoding ribose-phosphate diphosphokinase → MILPGSASQSLAASLAAELDARVGPVEYDWFADGELIVRAPFEADHAVVVASTVSSDAHVQLLQLQDVARRHADRVTTVLPYMGYARQDRAFTDGDPVSARAMARAISTGTDRVLTVNPHEEAVTDFFDVPCESVDAAGLLADPLPADLTDPLFLAPDASATALAETVSADYGTGDVDFFEKVRDYDTGEVSLTPSETAVEGRDVVVVDDIIATGSTMAGAIDHLQDDGVGRVFATCVHPMLAADARTKLARAGCEAVYGTDTIERAVSAVSVAPVVAEALRE